The genomic interval GAATAAGAGAGAATGCTGGAGAAAAGGGAAATAGAAAAAAGtgacatttatttttttaaaatttttgaattctatttatttgatatgttaTGAATTATGTGTTAAGTGAGCGTTAATATAATCTTTTTACAATTACTCGAAAAAGTAAGTGATATTTCTAAAACTTTAAAGGTGTcaagtgatattaagagaaacacAAGGGGGTTATCCCTCTACAAAAACTCCGCGGCTCATAGATGGATAGTTAGGCAGCAGTTGTAGCAAAGCAGGAAGCTACCAACGACTTCACCAAGTAGATTCATTTTAGCATATGCATCAGCATTCGTAAATTCTCGTGCAGGAGGCGCGTGGTTACGTGCCACCGCTCCGGGGACAGTTCCGTAATTTTGAACCGTACCAACCCCGACCACCGTAAGATCTGTTTCTGTGTGTAGTTTATATACAATACCGCGGCCCTCAAGTTGTGGGTGTTGGACTTGcaggctgctgctgctgctgctctcGTACGCTCGAGCTCtgtatctctctctctcgcttgtTTCAAAGATTCTGTGTTGGTAGTTTGGCTAACGATCCGAGAAGGAGAAGGAAAGAGAGAGAAGGTAGGGAGAATCTATTCTTTCTATACATTTCACCGAAAATCCTTCTCTCTCCCGTAAGCTAATAATTCCTCTagattcttctttttctttcttcttgtttgtttgtttcttttgttaCATCTCATGTACGGAATCTAAACACTCTGATTCCCTCACCTAACCTAACTGATATGATGAATATACTTAtaaaagtttttgaaattttttggtatACGGGTGCGGGAGGGGTTTGACTTTTGATGTTCAGTATTTGCAGGAAACAATGGCATCAGATCAGAAGGTTCACACCTTTGACGAGGTTGTTCAGCACAACAAGACCAAGGATTGCTGGCTGATTATCAATGGAAAGGTCAAATCTTTGTTCCTTTCGCTTCATCTCTCTTCTCTTACTTTAAAAGTCTCTAGCTTCTACTAGGTTTTTAGGTTTTTCATGTTCGATCTTCATTGTTATACCCTTGCTGTtgatttttgaaatttcttgaatttatctctctctccctctctctctctctagatGAATTTCCCTTCTGATAACTTTTATGTCATTCTGTTGGCCCAGCAGAAGCTCCAGGAATTTTGTACTTTTGGATCCTCTGGGCCAATTAAGTTGTCTCTTCTTTTATGCTACTTGCCTGAAGTGCTTAAATATATGCTGATGCAGCTCACATCATTGTCACTTGCAAACAACTGTAATATTAAAAGCTGAATTGGGTCATATATGGCTCAGATCTTTTTGGTGATTCAATATGAGGTCCTAGGATCAACCGTTTCATTATTTGATGATAAGTTGTTTAGGCAAATAGGTATTGCAAAATTGTTGTCTCCCCCTAAATGGTATCATTCTGTTCTACAACAGACTGTTTTTATCCAGGAGAGTGGAAACTTGCCCTGTATACTGTTTCATACTCTTTCTGCTACTTGTACACCACTGCATCTTCAAACAATTACTCCAAACGCTATAGGTTTGTAATCAGTTGTTACGGGGCTACAGATGAAATGATGTAGCACTCTAGGAGAGTCGGCGTGTATAATCAGCTAAAAGCATCTGTAAGATGTTCAACAAATTTGTATTTGCAAAGGTGATGTTGAAAGATTTCTCTTAGGATGCAATCATAGTCTTTTGGCCTTCTTTTGGGTTTGAACATCTTTGCACATTTGTGAGTTTGGTGAAACAATGGCTTCTTTTTTAGTTCTGCAGTTGGGACGTAATTAATTCAAACTTTACCAGTGCAAGGATTGCTGACAACCAATTTGATGGGCTAAAGAAAACTAGCACTCTAGGTCTGATGGGCCTTTGGAGATTATTTGTTTAAGTGTTGGGCAATGTGTTTTATTattgatgttttttttttctctgttttGACCATTTCTGCTACTTTACATTCATTACAATTGCCGACTTCCTTTCAGGTGTATGATGTTACCCCATTCATGGAAGAACATCCTGGAGGTGATGAAGTTTTGCTTTCAGCAACTGGTAATGTTGTTAAATTCTCCTGCGCTGATGCTACACTTAATTCTTGACCTTTGGGCCTTGATTATGACTTTTGGAGGTCTGTTCTAATCATTATATGGAATGTTCAGGGAAAGATGCAACAAATGACTTTGAGGATGTTGGCCATAGTGACTCTGCTAGAGATATGATGGACCAATACTACATTGGGGAGATAGACAAGGCCACAGTTCCCCTGAAACGCATGTACATCCCACCACAGCAAGCCCAGTATAACCCTGACAAGACTCCAGAATTCGTGATCAAGATCTTACAGTTTCTTGTACCCCTCTTGATCATGGGTTTGGCCTTTGCTGTCCGACACTATACCAAGGAGAAGTAAACAATTACTATTCACTTGGCTCTGGTCCTATGATGACCTTCCATTTACGTAGTGTTTGACTGTCACTGCATTTTCTTAAAATAACTTTTGCTGCTGATTCTGGACTTGT from Coffea eugenioides isolate CCC68of unplaced genomic scaffold, Ceug_1.0 ScVebR1_2730;HRSCAF=3811, whole genome shotgun sequence carries:
- the LOC113757101 gene encoding cytochrome b5-like, whose amino-acid sequence is MASDQKVHTFDEVVQHNKTKDCWLIINGKVYDVTPFMEEHPGGDEVLLSATGKDATNDFEDVGHSDSARDMMDQYYIGEIDKATVPLKRMYIPPQQAQYNPDKTPEFVIKILQFLVPLLIMGLAFAVRHYTKEK